GAAAAAACTTGCCGTGAACGATTGGAAGTTTGTACTCGTTCAAGCTTTATTGGAAAACTCACCGATTCGGTCCGAAGCCGTTTGGTTTCGCCGCCAAACCACCATCAGCAGCGCTAAGATCAGAATGTACTGGTGATTCACTTCGGCGTCTTTGAAATTGCATTCCGTAAGACCACCCACGTGAAGAGCGACCTGCGCGCCGATTGCACCAAGTGCAATCGCGCGCGGGAAGTGGGCATCTGCCGGGAGTCGACGAAGAAGCTGATGGGCCATCCAAAGAAAAATTAAACTAAACGCCGTGTAGGCGGCAAAACCCAAAAGTCCTGTGCCGGATAAAAACTGAAGATAGTTATTGTGGGCGTGCCCACCGAACTCTTGCGTGATTCCTAGCTTCGCATAGTAATCGCCGATGATTTCTTCGTTCACGCCGTAACCGACACCCAAAATAGGATTGTCTTTGAACATGGCGATGTTGGCGCGCCACACATCAAGCCGTTCGGTGTTACTTTGATTGGTTAGGCTCACGATGCTTGTCAGACGATCCCGAAACTTTTCACTTACGGCAGCGCCGCCGCCGACTAAAATCACGCCAGACAAAACACTTGCGATCGCGACTTTGCGCCCGAGGTAAAGGGACATCATAAAGACCGCTGCCGCGACGCCGATCCAGGCTCCTCGGGTGTACGACCATAAAAGCGCCAATCCGCAGGCTGTTGTTGAAGCCCAGGCAATGTATTTCCACTTGCCCTTAGGCATCGCGATCGAAAATCCAAGAAGCATCATAAGGCTTAAAGCCATAGAATGGCCAAACGTCACCGGGTGGCCCCACATTCCGCGCGCTCGGTAAGAAAAGCCCCCTTCAAAATACACTTTACTCACGGGTTCGCGGTGTCCACGAATATAGTCAATGCCAGTGAAGTGTTGAAAAATCGCATAGAGGCCGATCAAGCCAAGCACCACGAGAATCGCGCGAAAGGCTTTCTCGACTTTTTCTAGAGAGACATTCAATGGGATCGCTTCAAGGCCCAATCGAATGGCTATGAAAAGTAGAACGAAGCGGGCATTTCCAATAATGAAAACCTTGTCCGCGGATTCTGGTGCTTTCAATAGCGCGCTCAAAATAATGACGACCAACAGGGCGAGAAGGCTGTAATCGCCGGCCATCAAAATCGGACGGCGAGGAAAGATGCTACTTCTCGATTGCCAAGTGACGGCGAGGCCTAGCAAGACTGAAAGCCAGCCAAAGATTTCCATGCCGGCCATGGTTGTCAGCACAGCAACGGAATACAGAAACAGCGAAGTGGGAAGTGCTTTGACGCGAAGGAAGCTAGCAATCATTTCGGATAAAACCATATTGCCATCCTAAGAGGGAACCGTAGTTCTAAGTTGAGTTTCTTGGTAACAGCGAAGCGCACCGTCGATCATTTTCTCAGAAGAAAAATCCTCTTGTGCCCTTCGTGCCGCACGCGCACGCATGGTCTGCGCCTCGTTTGGATTTTCAATAAACCACTTGATCGCGTCACACAATGCCTGGGGTTGGCCGGGTTCGACTAATATTCCGGTTCGCTTGTCGTCGACGACGTCAACAAGTCCGCCGACTTTCGACGCGATGACAGCACAGCCAGTGGCTTGCGCCTCGAGAGATACAAGCCCAAAACTTTCAAACCGCGATGGCTGAACGACGATTTGGGCTTCGCGCATCGCAGAAAGCGCGTTGGAAGTTTCGCGGTTGATCGTCACTGTTGATTCCAAGTTTAAGTCGCGAACCAGCTTTTCTAAGCTTTCGCGGCTTTTTCCTTCGCCTGAAATTTCAAGTTCCACTTTGTAGTTCAGATTTTTCAAAAGATGCACGGCCTGAATCAAAACATCAAACCCCTTGATCTCTCGAAGAAGACCAAAGGCCGCGATCTTCAAAGGTGATGTTCGGCCGAGTCCCTCGGGCCAAGGTGAAAGTACGGGTTCAATAGGATCAATTCCATTTCGGTTTAAAACGACAGGTGCTGTGTCAGTACCAATCCGCTTTATGAATTGGTCAGCAGAGTATTGGCTTTCCGCCAAAACACAGTCGGTGTATTTTCCTAAGAAGCGTTCGATCCAAGTGTAGAGAACGTTCATGACGTTGCCGTGCATCTGATGCAGGCTTCCGCCGTGCGGGGTATAGATGACTTTTGTTTCGCGCGGCAAAATTCTTAGAATTCTGCACAGTCTTGCGAACAAGCCACCTTTTGCGCCATGCCCGTGAACAGCATCGAAGAAAACACCTTTGTCCTGGGCGTCCAAAGTGCCATCCGAGGTCTTGGTGCTTTTTCTAGCGGATCTTAACCCAACAGAAAGTAGCCACAGGGTTGAAAGATCCCACGGACCCGGTGCCGAGCGCATCGAGATCGAGACCACGCGTTTTCGGATCTCTGGTTCTAGCGACAAAGTTTTTTGAAAGCCGCTGTCAGCTTGTTTCAGATCTGTGATCAAAAGGCAGTCGTGACCTTGTTCAAGGGCTCCGCGAATCAGGGTTTCGACATGAGTTCGGATTCCGCCTTCAGCGTTCCGCAAGATAAAGAGAATTCTCATTTAAAAATCCTCAGCATCTTCAAAGGAATCGTCAGTAGAAAAATCGAAAGACTGATAGCGATAAGCCGCAAGTGATAAGGGCTTTTCGAAGCCAGAAGAGTTGTTTCTAACCACGGGCCGCTAAATTGCGGAAGCATGAGATCGCGTCTTCTGGACAAAACGATGTTCAGTCTTCGGGCTGCACAGTCTTTTAGTTCGTGAAATTTCAAGTAGCGAGTGTCTCGCGACGTCAGTCGCAAGCCATCTACAGGATCCGAAACATAATGCCTTAAGACTTTCAAAAGATCGTGTTCGGTGAAACGCCGCTTGGTTTCGCGCACGGTGTAGCTGGATTCGGAAACGCGGTACCGCATAAGTGGAGAAGTCAAAATTCCAAAGCGTCCAAGTTTTGAAAAGCGAAGCCAGACATCAAGATCCGAAGAGGTGCCAAATAGTTCGCCGCGAAAGCGTCCGATATCGTCGCGATATATTGTAGACCGGGCCATCACAGATGGACAGGTGATGAAGTTTCCGAACTGCAATACCGACTTTAAGAGATCGTCGAAGCGAAACTCGGCCTTTTTGGTGTCGCGCAAAAAATCAGGTAAAAACCGTTCGCCGATTTTTTCGCCATTACTATTGATGATCGAAGCACCCGTTGCGACGGCGGAACACTCGGGATGATCTTCCAAAAATGCCACTTGGCTTTCAACCATCAAGGGTTCGTAAACATCATCGGCATGAAAAATCGCCGTATAGTCGCCTTCAGCCGCAGCAATACAGCGATTGAAGTTTCCTTCTCCGCCGACATTTTCACCATGAGCGAAAATCTGAATGCGTTGATCTCGCATCGCAAAATCGCGGGCGATTTGTACGGTGAGATCGGTCGAAGCGTTGTCGAAGATCTTCACCATGATGTCTTTGTAGCTTTGCTTTAAAACTGAATTCAAAGTCTCAGCCAAGGTCGCTTCGCTATTGTAAGTGGGTATGCAAATGGTGACGCGTTTCATTTTTCTCGCACCTGCCACCAGTAATGGATTGTCAGGATTCCCATACCAAGCGCCACACCGCCTAAGGCAACAGGCGCGGGAACATCTTTCGCGAGGTACACAAGGACACTTGGTACCACTAGGAATCGAATCATGCTTAAAATGTTGAGCTTAAGCATGTCCTTCGAGGTGATGACTGTTTTGATGAGGAAAGCTGCAGCCGCCCCTTGGCCAATGATCAACGAATAGGCCACGTACTGAAGCTCGCCGATGTGAATCGCATAAAGACTTCCCGCAAACGCAACCGCGGCCCCGATGTAATAGGGAAGGCGAGTGGGTTTCATGTTTCGTTCGCTTTGTGCGTAAAGCACAACCAGGTTTCCAATCATTCGTAAGAATTCGGCTCCGACACCAATTGCTAGGTAAAGACCCGCTTGCGGGTAGCTCCCGCCAGTCAATACATCGACAAAGTGGTGAGACAACCCCATCAATACAACCACCAAACCGAAGTAGGAGGGTACGCAGGCTCGCCAAAGATGATTCCAATTTCTTTCGCGGGTTTTTAGATCTTCGCTATGTGATCTTCGATAAAAGACCGGCAGAAATACTTGATGCACCAGCGCCTCGAAGGAAGCCGTGATGCTGCTGGCAAGACCCAAGCCGAGGCCGATAATGGAGAGGGCACCGAGGCCAGCGAAATTTTCCACCAACGGTCGATAGCCTTGCATTAATCCCCATACGGCAAAGTTCGCTATGGCGATCGGCGCCGCAAAGGACCAAAGTGGCGCCGCCATCTCTTTCATGTGTGCCGTCGAAAGTGAATTCGGTGGGGAGTCGGAGCTGACTTTTCTGACTAAGAGGCCAAACGCGAATAGCCCGAACGCTATTTGTACGGCGCCTGTGGCCAGCATCCAGTTCGAAGCATGTGCTCCACTTCTTAAAACCACGACGTAAGAAAATCCCAACGCGAGGGCTTGCGACACGACCGTCAAAACTACAAAGGAAAAACGGCGTTCGAGAATATTGAGAAGCGGAATAAAGGTATTGGCAATTGTTGCGCCTGAAACCATCACTAAAGTGGTAAAAGAAGTTTGCACCCAAGGTTCGTGCGCGCCAAGTGAGCCAACTCCAAAAAGCGAAAGAGCCGCAATCAGGAATCCAGCAAAGATCGCAGCTAACCAGGAGAACCCAAGAAAGGCTTTTAGCCCTGGTCGCAAAAATCCCGACTTTTCCCAGCCGTGAATTTCGCGGTTGAGATAAGTCCCGACCGGGTTCACCACGATCAATCCGAAAAAACCAGCCAAGGCTTGAAGCAAAAAGAAAAAGCCGACTTCATCTTGAGGCAACACATCGGTGACGGCGCGGTAAGTAAGAAAGACGATGGCAATCTGAAGCAGTCGTCCGATTCCTAATGTCAGCACCGCCGATTTAT
The nucleotide sequence above comes from Deltaproteobacteria bacterium. Encoded proteins:
- a CDS encoding O-antigen ligase family protein codes for the protein MVLSEMIASFLRVKALPTSLFLYSVAVLTTMAGMEIFGWLSVLLGLAVTWQSRSSIFPRRPILMAGDYSLLALLVVIILSALLKAPESADKVFIIGNARFVLLFIAIRLGLEAIPLNVSLEKVEKAFRAILVVLGLIGLYAIFQHFTGIDYIRGHREPVSKVYFEGGFSYRARGMWGHPVTFGHSMALSLMMLLGFSIAMPKGKWKYIAWASTTACGLALLWSYTRGAWIGVAAAVFMMSLYLGRKVAIASVLSGVILVGGGAAVSEKFRDRLTSIVSLTNQSNTERLDVWRANIAMFKDNPILGVGYGVNEEIIGDYYAKLGITQEFGGHAHNNYLQFLSGTGLLGFAAYTAFSLIFLWMAHQLLRRLPADAHFPRAIALGAIGAQVALHVGGLTECNFKDAEVNHQYILILALLMVVWRRNQTASDRIGEFSNKA
- a CDS encoding glycosyltransferase, with the translated sequence MRILFILRNAEGGIRTHVETLIRGALEQGHDCLLITDLKQADSGFQKTLSLEPEIRKRVVSISMRSAPGPWDLSTLWLLSVGLRSARKSTKTSDGTLDAQDKGVFFDAVHGHGAKGGLFARLCRILRILPRETKVIYTPHGGSLHQMHGNVMNVLYTWIERFLGKYTDCVLAESQYSADQFIKRIGTDTAPVVLNRNGIDPIEPVLSPWPEGLGRTSPLKIAAFGLLREIKGFDVLIQAVHLLKNLNYKVELEISGEGKSRESLEKLVRDLNLESTVTINRETSNALSAMREAQIVVQPSRFESFGLVSLEAQATGCAVIASKVGGLVDVVDDKRTGILVEPGQPQALCDAIKWFIENPNEAQTMRARAARRAQEDFSSEKMIDGALRCYQETQLRTTVPS
- a CDS encoding glycosyltransferase, producing MKRVTICIPTYNSEATLAETLNSVLKQSYKDIMVKIFDNASTDLTVQIARDFAMRDQRIQIFAHGENVGGEGNFNRCIAAAEGDYTAIFHADDVYEPLMVESQVAFLEDHPECSAVATGASIINSNGEKIGERFLPDFLRDTKKAEFRFDDLLKSVLQFGNFITCPSVMARSTIYRDDIGRFRGELFGTSSDLDVWLRFSKLGRFGILTSPLMRYRVSESSYTVRETKRRFTEHDLLKVLRHYVSDPVDGLRLTSRDTRYLKFHELKDCAARRLNIVLSRRRDLMLPQFSGPWLETTLLASKSPYHLRLIAISLSIFLLTIPLKMLRIFK